The following proteins are co-located in the Malassezia restricta chromosome II, complete sequence genome:
- a CDS encoding R3H domain protein, with amino-acid sequence MSKGKLTRGRGQGRGRGRGRGRGGFVRGRSRKGLGAGKIGSLPFDLASFSKLDATTPSSDNDERAPERQRGGKKTRGQRGRRGGSHSVTSHNRVPFNYNTRQAKPPLPEEADKLQVEKELGKQEFRKDSSDHREKSEDEEDKDEEVVIEPHKSYKKSIPHRRKLEGLVVDEYKHVSEKREYNAMALIRHSNPLRRPVLFVRASGSFDKSGVLEPSPPDEPESRAATKEPSHEKDLLEAPNSTYMHASVSEGKVESSSMSELVDNTEEHAEEVAMPDDDEFLSFKLADQILESGTKGKPVSEQDAILADWMENAMMSDTDDVTMPALHAFSDPYGEHTTLEDIAIDAQERENTAWESDSDKEEDRNSDEDDDPEDGTDDDDDDDDDDDILDESLHELMLSKLSQTSSLQAEQSEEERFDSILRGSFSNKNRPDPSRVPARKSKKMPDFRDSLWANELQEQWEKDRSKKAAKKQQRAAARQAADYDPYPNTHGHYNSTKITKKQRRLENRQRRAQLKSLADHAEDGQVVAQAPKSFADICAYIDEFLLDETHTTLTLPPLGKRDRAVVHNMAGAYALKSKSHGKGTERFPVLMKTSRTGHSVDYSRLKRLSRIPFALSERECDAHPGLGGGGVRIEVGRRHKDGTHVGKGAKQISEDNIGHKLLRSMGWSSGQGIGQAGGRTEPVQATVKITRSGLGM; translated from the exons ATGAGCAAAGGAAAATTGactcgtggacgaggccaagGGCGTGGCCGCGGTCGAGGTCGCGGTCGCGGTGGTTTCGTCAGAGGAAGATCTCGAAAGGGTCTTGGAGCCGGTAAAATTGGAAGTCTTCCTTTTGATCTCGCTAGTTTCTCAAAACTTGATGCCACAACGCCAAGCTCTGACAATGATGAACGCGCCCCGGAACGGCAACGCGGTGGGAAGAAAACTCGGGGGCAAAGGGGGAGAAGAGGTGGATCTCATTCTGTTACTTCGCACAATCGTGTCCCATTTAACTATAATACCCGACAAGCGAAACCGCCACTACCTGAAGAAGCAGACAAGCTGCAGGTGGAAAAGGAACTGGGAAAGCAGGAATTCCGAAAGGATTCTTCAGATCATCGAGAAAAATCGGAGGATGAGGAGGATAAAGACGAGGAAGTTGTAATTGAGCCACATAAGAGCTACAAAAAGAGCATTCCTCATCGAAGAAAGTTAGAGGGACTCGTTGTGGATGAGTATAAGCATGTCTCTGAAAAAAGAGAGTACAATGCTATGGCTTTGATAAGACACAGTAACCCTTTACGTCGACCTGTTCTTTTTGTCAGAGCTTCAGGCTCGTTTGATAAATCAGGCGTGCTGGAACCTTCCCCTCCGGATGAGCCTGAGTCACGAGCGGCGACCAAGGAGCCATCTCACGAAAAAGACTTGCTGGAAGCACCAAACTCTACCTATATGCATGCATCAGTATCAGAAGGCAAGGTGGAATCTTCGAGCATGTCAGAGCTTGTTGACAACACGGAGGAGCATGCTGAGGAAGTGGCCATGCCTGATGACGATGAATTCTTGTCGTTTAAGCTTGCTGACCAAATCCTTGAGAGTGGTACGAAAGGAAAACCAGTGAGTGAACAGGACGCAATTTTGGCTGACTGGATGGAAAATGCGATGATGTCTGACACGGATGACGTGACCATGCCAGCATTACATGCCTTTTCCGACCCGTATGGGGAGCACACCACATTGGAAGATATTGCCATTGATGCACAAGAACGTGAGAATACGGCATGGGAAAGTGACAGCGACAAGGAAGAAGATCGCAACAgcgatgaagatgacgaTCCTGAGGATggcacggacgacgacgatgatgatgacgacgacgacgacattTTGGACGAATCGCTTCATGAGCTTATGCTAAGCAAACTCAGCCAAACTAGCTCGTTGCAAGCAGAGCAGTCTGAGGAAGAGCGATTTGACAGCATTTTACGGGGCTCTTTCTCTAACAAGAATCGTCCTGATCCGTCAAGGGTACCAGCTAGAA AATCGAAAAAGATGCCCGACTTCCGGGATAGTCTCTGGGCCAATGAACTGCAGGAACAATGGGAAAAGGATCGCTCAAAGAAAGCAGCAAAGAAGCAGCaaagagctgctgcgcgacaagCAGCCGATTACGATCCTTATCCTAATACGCATGGTCATTATAATTCGACAAAGATAACCAAGAAACAGCGCCGTTTGGAAAACCGTCAACGTCGTGCACAGCTGAAGAGTCTTGCGGACCACGCAGAGGATGGCCAGGTAGTAGCGCAAGCTCCCAAGTCATTCGCCGACATTTGTGCATACATTGACGAATTTCTCTTGGACGAAACTCATACTACCCTCACATTGCCCCCTCTCGGTAAGCGTGATCGTGCGGTGGTGCATAATATGGCTGGTGCATATGCGCTGAAATCCAAGAGTCATGGTAAAGGCACGGAGCGCTTCCCCGTGCTGATGAAGACCTCTCGCACTGGCCACTCCGTGGATTATTCGCGACTTAAGCGCTTGTCTCGCATTCCATTTGCGCTGAGCGAACGGGAGTGCGACGCTCATCCAGGCctcggcggtggtggcgtgcgcatcgaaGTAGGCAGGCGACACAAGGATGGCACGCATGTGGGCAAAGGAGCTAAGCAAATCAGCGAAGACAATATTGGCCACAAACTACTGCGTTCTATGGGCTGGTCCTCGGGTCAAGGCATAGGACAGGCGGGTGGACGTACCGAGCCTGTCCAAGCCACTGTCAAGATCACGCGCAGTGGTTTGGGCATGTAA
- a CDS encoding NAD-dependent histone deacetylase SIR2, whose amino-acid sequence MTDTQDLAALQRLTELDDDLDSDALDHLEEEAEKELMEEMESENLACQSPSMSSRSDESESSDYVFGPLAPDDVADILHDLREVGMVECLRRHIMPNPSRILDILLSLGVMLPRSMLQEADEEPYMLLPILKMVFIRILRQRQKLPHYNTVDDAIQLLRKSKRIVVLCGAGISVSCGIPDFRSKDGIYAILAQESKYELDDPSDMFDKETFLRDPSMFYSFAHSIYPANFEPSPTHYFVREIEKHGKLLRMYSQNIDTLEQKAGIERVVQCHGSFASATCTDPRCKYQVDGQEIRDAIMSKRIPMCKMCEERRKTKAIKRQKIDESDEDDHGLAFGIMKPDITFFGEKLPDEFEHCVLADRDQVDLILVMGTSLKVAPVADLLSHFPPSVPTVLINRTPITHMAMDILLLGDSDPIVGYLCQQLGWPCEHAAPDAPTRVGDSNVWLFPGAETDHIATETTITD is encoded by the coding sequence ATGACTGACACGCAAGATTTGGCAGCACTCCAACGACTCACAGAACTCGATGATGACCTAGATTCGGATGCTTTGGATCATTTGGAGGAAGAAGCTGAAAAGGAGCTCATGGAAGAAATGGAAAGTGAAAACCTTGCTTGTCAATCACCGTCGATGTCGAGCCGCTCTGATGAGAGTGAGTCGTCAGACTACGTTTTCGGTCCGCTAGCACCAGACGACGTGGCTGACATCCTTCATGATTTGCGCGAGGTGGGAATGGTCGAATGCCTTCGTCGACATATCATGCCAAATCCATCTCGCATTTTGGATATTTTGCTCTCTTTGGGCGTTATGTTGCCGCGTTCCATGCTGCAAGAAGCCGACGAGGAGCCCTACATGCTCTTACCTATCTTAAAAATGGTGTTTATTCGAATTCTTCGTCAGCGGCAGAAGCTACCACATTACAACACGGTGGACGATGCTATTCAATTACTCAGAAAAAGTAAGCGGATTGTGGTGCTGTGCGGTGCAGGCATTTCTGTATCCTGCGGTATACCGGATTTCCGCTCCAAAGATGGTATTTATGCCATACTTGCACAAGAATCGAAATATGAACTAGATGATCCGTCTGACATGTTTGACAAGGAGACTTTTCTTCGCGATCCCAGCATGTTTTATTCGTTTGCTCATTCTATTTATCCCGCTAACTTTGAGCCGTCACCGACCCATTACTTTGTCCGCGAGATCGAGAAGCATGGAAAACTTTTACGCATGTACTCACAAAACATTGACACTCTGGAGCAAAAAGCTGGTATTGAACGCGTAGTTCAATGTCATGGCTCGTTTGCATCTGCCACGTGCACTGACCCGCGATGCAAATACCAAGTGGATGGCCAAGAAATTCGTGATGCTATCATGTCTAAACGTATACCCATGTGTAAAATGTGCGAAGAGCGAAGAAAGACCAAGGCAATCAAGCGACAAAAAATCGATGAGAGTGATGAAGATGACCACGGTCTGGCATTTGGCATTATGAAACCAGACATCACCTTTTTTGGCGAGAAGCTCCCGGATGAATTTGAACACTGCGTACTGGCGGATCGAGATCAAGTCGACTTGATTCTGGTCATGGGCACGTCACTAAAAGTAGCACCTGTGGCTGATCTACTCTCGCATTTCCCACCCTCTGTGCCAACGGTTCTGATCAATCGCACGCCCATTACTCACATGGCTATGGACATCTTATTACTAGGTGATTCGGATCCCATTGTCGGGTATTTGTGCCAACAACTTGGATGGCCATGTGAGCATGCAGCACCTGATGCACCTACACGTGTCGGCGACTCGAATGTATGGCTTTTCCCGGGTGCTGAGACGGACCATATAGCAACAGAAACGACCATCACAGATTAG